GCGAGTGTAAACCGGGCAGGTGTCGGATTCGGTCCCGAACCCTGCTGCCACGGACGGGGATAGCGCGGACTACTCCGCCATGGCGTGCGCCCGCTCGACCACACTCGTGGGCACCTTCGGCAGCGCACCGGGATATTCCCGCCCGAGCCATGCCAGCAGTTCCTCTCGCACCGCGCACCGCAGCGTCCACACGTCGTCGGCGTTGCGGGCGGACATGGAGGCGCGAACCTGGATTCCGAACGGAGTGCTGTCGGTGACGAGGAGGTTCCAGTTCCGGCCGTCCCAGTCGTCGCGGCTGCGCAGGTAGGCGCGCAGGTGGTCGCGCAGTTCGTCGACCGGCGTGCTGCTGTCGAGGTAGAGGAAGACGGTGCCGGTGATCTGAGGGCCGCCTTTGGACCAGTTCTCGTAGGGCTTGGAGTTGAAGTACGAGACGGGCATGGTGAGGCGGCGGTCGTCCCAGATCCGGACGGTCAAGAACGACAGGGTGATCTCCTCGATCGTGCCCCACTCCCCCTCGACCACGACGGTGTCGCCGATCTTCACCGAATCCCCGAAGGCGATCTGCAGACCGGCCATGAGGTTGGCGAGCGTGGATTGCGCGGCCACACCGGCGATGATGCCGATGACGCCGGCGGAGGCGAGCAGTGAGGTGCCGAGAGTTCGCAGATTCGGGAACAGCAGCAGGATCGCGACGGCCGCGGTGGTGATCGCCAGCACCGTGGTGATGATGCGCCGGACCAGGGTCAACTGGGTGTGCAGGCGTCTGACCCGGGCGGTGTCGGTGGCCCGTCTGGCGTACTTGTCCAGTGTGTTCTCGGCGATCGCGTCGACGGCGCGCATCACCAGCCAGGCCGCGGACAGGATGGCCATCGCCGCCAGAATGTTCAGCACGACCCCGTCGTGTCGCAGCTGGATCCGGGCCAGCGGATAGGTGAAATGCAGGGCGAGTGTCGCGAGGAAGATCTGCAGTGGCAGATGGATGCGCCGCAGCAGGGCGGGTAGCCGGTTCCGAGGATGTTTGTCGGCGGCGTGGGACAGCAGGCGGTCGGCCAGTATGCCGATGGTGATGGTGACCGCGAGGGTCACCGCGAGGACCACCAGCGGTCGAAGTACCTCCTCCAAGGCTTCCAACTCCTCGCGACGACTGCATCTCGGGCTTCTCGCCACGCTACCGATCGAGGCCGGAGCTCGCATTCGCCCAGGACTGTGGGAAATTCGACAGTTCCGGGCTCGCGGCGGTCGAATAGTGATCGACCGCAACGCTTCCGGGCCGGCGGGAGCCGATCATCCCAGCGTTGCGCTGGCCGCTCGCAACTCGCCCAGCGCCGCCAGTGTGAGCCGGGAGAGCTCCTCGGAGGTTTCGAACTCACCTTCGGACCATTCGGCGAATCCGCGTTTGAAGGCGAGGACGCCCAATTCGCTCGCGAGCGCGGCGGTCGGGCCGGGCACCCCGCGGGTGATCAGAGCCTGTGTCATGGCGGCCGCCAGGCTGACGGTTTTGAGGGCGTCCCGTTCCTGAAGTTCGGTGCTGGCGGCAACGGCTGCTTTGAGGCGGGGTGCGAGCTCTCGATTCATGGGCCCCATGGCGGTCGAGGCGCGTTCGAGGCCGGCGGCGACCGCCTCGAGCGGGCTGGCGGCGGCCGATGCCTCTTCGATCCCCTCGGTCAGCAGCCGGCTCAGCGTCTCCTGCCCGGCCACCAGGAGTTCGCGTTTATCGGGAAAGTGCCGGAAGAAGGTGCTTTTCGTGACTCCGGCGCGTTCGGCGATCTGCGCGACCGTGGTGGCGTCGTAGCCCTGCTCGGTGAACAGATCGACAGCCGCCACGACCAGCCGTTCTCGTGCGCCTGGTTCCCATCGACCCATAGGCTCATCATAAGTGATGGGACAAGAGTCCCGTCGCCGTGGTAGCGTGACGGGACAAAGGTCTCATCACTGGAGGAGAATTTCATGCGCGTATTCGTCACCGGGGGCACGGGCGTGATCGGTTCCGCTGTGGTCGCCGAGCTCGTCGGCAACGGTCACACCGTGCTCGCACTCACCCGCTCCGATGCGGCCGCCGCGGCCGCCGCGGCGGCAGGCGCCGAAACCCTCCGAGGCGGACTCGCCGACCTCGATGTTCTCCGCGACGGTGTCGCCGAATCCGAGGGAGTGATCCATCTGGCATTCGGCAACGATTTCAGTAGCGCCGAAGCCCTGGCCGCGAATATCGCCGAGGAGAGCGCCGCGCTGGCCACCCTCGGCGAGGAGCTCGTCGGCAGCGACCGGCCGCTCGTCACCGTCTCGGGGACGCCGTACGTGCCGGGCCGCGCCTCCACCGAATTCGATCCGGTGTCGACCGACGGGCCCGTCGGTGGTCGCGGGCACACCGTCACCACGATCCTGGGTCTGGCTTCGCGCGGGGTCCGGAGCACGGCCGTGCGGCTGCCGCGCACGGTGCACAACAACGGCGGCGGCGGATTCGCCGGTCTGCTGACCGATATCGCGCGCCGCACCGGTGTGTCCGGTTACCCGGGCGACGGCGCCCAGCGCTGGCCGGCCGTGCACGCGCTCGACGCCGCCGTCCTGTTCCGGCTCGCCCTGGAAGACGCCGAAGCCGGAACGTCCTGGCACGCGGTGGCCGACGAGGGTGACCGCGTCCTGGACATCGCGACGGTGATCGGCCGGCAGCTGGGACTGCCGGTCGCGTCGGTGTCCGCCGAGACCTACGGCCCGCTGGGCCAGATCTTCTCGACCGATCAGCCCTCCTCCAGCGCCCACACCCAGCAGGCGCTCGGCTGGAAGCCGACGCATCCCGGCCTGCTGGAGGATCTGACGAACCTCGCACCCTGAACCGTCCGCGACCGGTCAGCGGATGGAAAAGGGTTGACCAGCAACGTGATCCGGCCGCTGTCGCCGCGGTCCGCCGGTTCCGATTCGTCGACGCGGAGATTCGAGGACGCCGATCGGACCAGGCGGCGCGGCATCGGGCGTAGGCTCAGGCGCAGTCCGGTCGGGTCCGTCTAGGTGGCAGGAGTTCGCGGTGATGAATATCGTTCGTCGGGTCGGCATCGCAATAGCGGGACTCGCGGTCGCGGGGTTGTCGGCGACCGGATTCGCCGCCGCGGATCCGACACCTGTTCCCTTCCAGGTGAACCCGGCGCCTTACGGCAATCCGAACGGCAGTTTCGACGTCCCGCCGATCCACTGCGCCGTCGTACTCGACCACCCTGGTTCCGCGGTGATCACCGGAGGAAATCCCGGGCAGTGGGGTTGTCTGCTGTCGTCGACGGTGCAGTGGCTGAACCTCACCACCGGCGTCTCCGGGGTGGCTCAATTGTCGAACGGGCTCAACGGGATTCCGCCGCAGGCCACGCTGAATACCGGTCCGGGACGGATCGTGTTGATCCTCACCCCGCTGAACGGCGGCACGACCACGCCGGGATTCGCCACCTTCGCGGTGGGCTGAGTCGTTCCGCGGGGTCGTTCCGCGGCGGGCCGCGCCGTGTCGCGCGTCACGCCGGTGCGGGTCTCGATGATCGGGAGCTACGCCATGTCATCCGCTCAGGCGACCTAACTTCTCCCTGTGACCCGCAACCGCACCTATCCCCACCTGCTGGCTCCCGGGACCATCGGTCCCCTCACCGTGCCCAACCGCGTCGTCCTGCCCGCCATGGACATGAACCTCTGCGACGACGGTGAGATCGAGCAAGGCGACATCGACCATTTCGTCGCCCGCGCCGCCGGCGGGACCGGCCTGATCATCACCGGTTGCTGCGCCGTCGCCTACCCCGTCGGATGTACGAGCAGGAAGGAACCGGGACTGTCCGAGGATCGGTTCATCCCCGGACTCACCGCGCTCGCCGACGCCGTCCACGCCACGGGAAGCAAGCTGTGTGTGCAGATGACCCATCACGGCAAGGTCGCCCGGATCGACACCGTCGAGGGTCGTCCGCTGCTGGTGCCGTCGACGCCGACCGGCCGCGCCGACATGTCCGCACTGAGTGACAACACCCCCGCCGAGTTGCAGAAGATGGCGGCGGTGACGGGTGGGCAGCAGGCCACCTATCGCGAGGCCACCCAGGACGACATCGATTGGGTGGTGCGGTGTTTCGCGTCGGCTGCTGGGCGGGTGCGG
The genomic region above belongs to Nocardia spumae and contains:
- a CDS encoding mechanosensitive ion channel family protein encodes the protein MEEVLRPLVVLAVTLAVTITIGILADRLLSHAADKHPRNRLPALLRRIHLPLQIFLATLALHFTYPLARIQLRHDGVVLNILAAMAILSAAWLVMRAVDAIAENTLDKYARRATDTARVRRLHTQLTLVRRIITTVLAITTAAVAILLLFPNLRTLGTSLLASAGVIGIIAGVAAQSTLANLMAGLQIAFGDSVKIGDTVVVEGEWGTIEEITLSFLTVRIWDDRRLTMPVSYFNSKPYENWSKGGPQITGTVFLYLDSSTPVDELRDHLRAYLRSRDDWDGRNWNLLVTDSTPFGIQVRASMSARNADDVWTLRCAVREELLAWLGREYPGALPKVPTSVVERAHAMAE
- a CDS encoding TetR/AcrR family transcriptional regulator, which gives rise to MGRWEPGARERLVVAAVDLFTEQGYDATTVAQIAERAGVTKSTFFRHFPDKRELLVAGQETLSRLLTEGIEEASAAASPLEAVAAGLERASTAMGPMNRELAPRLKAAVAASTELQERDALKTVSLAAAMTQALITRGVPGPTAALASELGVLAFKRGFAEWSEGEFETSEELSRLTLAALGELRAASATLG
- a CDS encoding SDR family oxidoreductase encodes the protein MRVFVTGGTGVIGSAVVAELVGNGHTVLALTRSDAAAAAAAAAGAETLRGGLADLDVLRDGVAESEGVIHLAFGNDFSSAEALAANIAEESAALATLGEELVGSDRPLVTVSGTPYVPGRASTEFDPVSTDGPVGGRGHTVTTILGLASRGVRSTAVRLPRTVHNNGGGGFAGLLTDIARRTGVSGYPGDGAQRWPAVHALDAAVLFRLALEDAEAGTSWHAVADEGDRVLDIATVIGRQLGLPVASVSAETYGPLGQIFSTDQPSSSAHTQQALGWKPTHPGLLEDLTNLAP